One Chryseobacterium indoltheticum DNA segment encodes these proteins:
- a CDS encoding GIY-YIG nuclease family protein, producing the protein MQTSFVYILLCSDKTYYTGVTENVYKRFDEHQDGKYFGSYTFSRRPLQLVYFCQFMDIEQAIIFEKKIKKWSQAKKLALIEGRYEDLPNLAKKNFGR; encoded by the coding sequence ATGCAAACATCATTCGTCTACATATTACTTTGTTCCGATAAAACCTATTACACCGGTGTCACAGAAAATGTGTACAAACGTTTTGACGAACATCAGGACGGTAAATATTTTGGCTCTTACACGTTCTCAAGACGACCGTTACAGCTAGTCTATTTTTGTCAGTTTATGGATATTGAGCAAGCAATTATTTTTGAGAAAAAGATTAAGAAATGGTCTCAGGCAAAGAAATTAGCATTAATTGAAGGACGATATGAAGACCTGCCGAATCTTGCGAAAAAGAATTTTGGGAGGTAA
- a CDS encoding sigma-70 family RNA polymerase sigma factor — translation MTKNETLKNWIEQYSESLLRRAIYLLSDKVEAEDIVQEVFIAAFSSYDSFEGKSKPLTWLNTILNNKVADFYRKKYRSEPYIKLDHFFDETGSWKNDSVLNDWNVSNQESELLDNQDFNKSLEDCIEDLPSRWKIPMKMYYLEEKKAPEVSQELDISTTNLWKILQRTRMQLRECLEINWFSKS, via the coding sequence ATGACGAAAAACGAGACCTTAAAAAACTGGATAGAACAATACTCTGAATCGTTGTTGAGAAGAGCAATTTATTTGCTTTCGGATAAAGTGGAAGCAGAGGATATCGTTCAGGAGGTTTTTATTGCTGCCTTTTCGTCTTACGATTCTTTTGAAGGAAAAAGCAAGCCCCTCACCTGGCTCAACACGATTCTCAATAATAAAGTTGCCGATTTTTACCGTAAAAAATACAGGTCTGAACCATATATAAAACTCGATCACTTTTTTGATGAAACCGGATCCTGGAAAAACGATTCGGTGTTGAATGATTGGAACGTTTCTAACCAGGAATCTGAACTTCTGGACAATCAGGATTTTAATAAAAGCTTGGAAGACTGTATTGAAGATCTTCCTTCACGATGGAAGATCCCAATGAAAATGTATTACCTCGAAGAAAAAAAAGCACCTGAAGTGAGTCAGGAATTGGATATCTCTACGACTAATCTTTGGAAGATTTTACAACGCACCAGAATGCAGCTGCGGGAATGCCTGGAAATTAATTGGTTTTCAAAATCATAA
- the msrB gene encoding peptide-methionine (R)-S-oxide reductase MsrB: MKNILTFLGMILGIAVFATSCGEGKQQSSSIKKGNETIMNAKNVKEVYFAGGCFWGTEHFFQQIRGVVGTEVGYANGNKKNPTYEEVVSHTTGFAEAVKVKYDPEQVDLKLLIDLYFKTIDPTSLNKQGNDRGDQYRTGIYSTDKETEAVIKEEVQKLAKNYNKPLVVETIPLKNFYSAENYHQDYLDKNPGGYCHIEPGLFEIARNANPLPKAKYQKQDKEVLKKKLTAEQYAVTQENATERPHTNEYDKEFREGIYVDITTGEPLFISTDKFESGCGWPSFSKPISKNVIDEKTDNSIGMARTEVRSKTGDAHLGHVFDDGPKDKGGLRYCINSASLKFVPKAEMKEKGYGDYISLLNKK, from the coding sequence ATGAAAAATATATTAACATTTCTCGGAATGATTCTGGGAATTGCAGTCTTTGCAACAAGTTGTGGAGAAGGAAAACAACAATCTTCATCAATTAAAAAAGGAAATGAGACCATTATGAATGCTAAAAATGTAAAAGAAGTTTATTTTGCAGGCGGATGTTTTTGGGGAACGGAACATTTTTTTCAACAAATCAGAGGAGTGGTAGGAACTGAAGTTGGGTATGCCAACGGAAATAAAAAAAATCCTACTTATGAGGAAGTTGTAAGTCATACAACAGGTTTTGCCGAAGCCGTGAAAGTAAAATACGATCCGGAGCAGGTTGATCTTAAGCTTTTGATTGACTTATATTTTAAAACAATTGACCCTACAAGCTTAAACAAGCAGGGAAATGACAGAGGTGATCAGTACAGAACCGGGATTTATTCTACGGACAAAGAAACAGAAGCGGTTATTAAAGAAGAAGTTCAAAAACTAGCGAAAAATTATAACAAACCTTTGGTTGTAGAAACGATTCCGTTGAAAAACTTCTACAGTGCCGAAAATTATCATCAGGATTATTTAGATAAAAATCCGGGAGGTTATTGCCACATTGAGCCGGGATTATTTGAAATTGCAAGAAATGCAAACCCACTTCCAAAAGCTAAATATCAAAAACAGGATAAGGAAGTTTTAAAGAAAAAACTAACTGCAGAACAATATGCAGTTACGCAGGAAAATGCTACAGAAAGACCTCACACCAATGAATATGACAAAGAATTTCGTGAAGGAATTTATGTAGATATTACAACGGGAGAACCATTATTTATCTCAACCGATAAATTTGAATCGGGTTGTGGATGGCCAAGTTTCTCGAAACCTATTTCTAAAAATGTTATCGACGAAAAAACCGATAATTCAATCGGAATGGCAAGAACAGAAGTAAGAAGTAAAACCGGAGACGCTCATTTGGGACACGTTTTTGATGACGGACCGAAAGACAAAGGCGGACTGAGATATTGTATCAATTCTGCATCATTGAAGTTTGTTCCAAAAGCTGAAATGAAAGAAAAAGGATATGGAGATTATATTTCTCTTCTTAATAAAAAGTAA
- a CDS encoding DUF417 family protein encodes MQQTSQNKGLPTYKIGYYISLFGAAIILLWIGAFKFTPTEAAAIKPLVENHFLTFFVYDIMSAQAVSNIIGVIEIIIAFLLIFSVKFAYLKKFAGIGMVVTFLVTLSYLFTTPNVWHIVDGVPVTDFFILKDMMLLGFGLMLLNGKNENI; translated from the coding sequence ATGCAACAAACATCACAAAACAAAGGTTTACCAACGTACAAAATCGGTTATTACATTTCGCTTTTCGGAGCTGCAATTATTTTACTTTGGATCGGGGCTTTCAAATTTACACCCACGGAAGCTGCTGCCATAAAACCTTTGGTAGAAAACCATTTTCTTACGTTTTTCGTATATGATATTATGAGCGCCCAAGCGGTTTCTAATATAATCGGTGTCATAGAAATTATCATTGCCTTTTTACTGATCTTTAGCGTGAAATTTGCATATCTAAAAAAGTTTGCAGGTATCGGAATGGTGGTTACTTTTTTGGTGACACTGAGTTATCTCTTTACAACACCGAATGTTTGGCATATTGTTGACGGCGTTCCTGTTACAGACTTTTTTATTCTTAAGGATATGATGCTTTTAGGATTTGGTTTAATGCTTTTAAATGGAAAAAATGAAAACATATAA
- a CDS encoding DUF262 domain-containing protein, translating to MKTEKEKLDSEEQLLGEKAQVDYDTREFVVEHIVQKYQAEEYKIPPYQREFVWNEEKQSRFIESILLDLPIPYIFFADDNTDGKLEIVDGSQRIRTLVSFYENKLTLRGLEKLDKFNGFKFEDLFESRQRRFLRKTLRSIELTEKADFEVKKDIFRRINTDPYDLTDMEIRKGIYEGGDFYNLLIECAKMSLFHDLCPISQKRKNRGESEELVLRYFAYGEKYQRFVHRVDVFLDDYIKEKNNDELDIIAMKDEFTTMLDFVDAYFPYGFKKAASHNSTPRVRFEAISVGVTLALKENPKLIPSDVINWLESDEFKRLTTSDGANSKAYVVGRIEFVKNNLLGNAGN from the coding sequence ATGAAAACAGAGAAAGAAAAATTAGATTCAGAAGAACAATTATTAGGTGAAAAAGCACAAGTTGATTATGATACTAGAGAATTTGTAGTTGAACATATAGTTCAAAAGTATCAAGCTGAGGAATACAAAATACCTCCATATCAACGAGAATTTGTTTGGAATGAAGAAAAACAATCTAGATTTATTGAGTCAATTTTGCTTGACTTACCTATACCTTACATATTCTTTGCTGATGATAATACTGATGGAAAATTAGAGATTGTTGATGGTTCTCAAAGGATCAGAACACTTGTTTCATTTTATGAAAACAAACTAACTCTTAGGGGATTAGAGAAATTAGATAAATTCAACGGATTTAAGTTTGAAGATTTATTTGAAAGTAGACAAAGAAGATTTTTGAGAAAAACTTTGCGATCTATTGAGTTGACAGAAAAAGCAGATTTTGAAGTAAAAAAAGATATTTTTAGAAGAATAAATACTGATCCATATGATTTAACTGATATGGAAATAAGAAAAGGAATTTATGAAGGTGGCGATTTCTATAATTTATTAATTGAGTGCGCTAAAATGTCTTTATTTCATGACTTATGCCCTATTTCGCAAAAAAGAAAAAATCGGGGAGAATCTGAGGAACTTGTTTTAAGATATTTTGCATATGGTGAGAAATATCAACGTTTTGTGCATAGAGTTGACGTGTTTTTAGATGATTATATTAAAGAAAAGAACAATGATGAACTTGATATAATTGCGATGAAAGATGAATTTACTACAATGCTGGATTTCGTGGATGCTTATTTTCCTTACGGCTTCAAAAAAGCAGCGTCTCACAATTCAACTCCGAGAGTTAGGTTTGAAGCAATTTCTGTAGGGGTTACTTTAGCTTTAAAAGAAAATCCAAAATTAATTCCAAGCGATGTTATAAATTGGCTAGAATCAGACGAGTTTAAAAGACTAACTACATCAGATGGGGCAAATAGTAAAGCTTATGTTGTTGGAAGAATAGAATTCGTTAAAAATAATCTTTTAGGAAATGCAGGTAACTAA
- a CDS encoding bacteriocin-like protein, with amino-acid sequence MKNLIKISREDLKSLNGGGGPTCPDDPAFGMCYPPGWPNGICMTRYQCCLKLGIDEKTCKEFHS; translated from the coding sequence ATGAAAAATTTAATCAAAATCTCTAGAGAAGATCTAAAATCACTTAACGGGGGCGGTGGCCCGACATGTCCTGACGATCCTGCATTCGGAATGTGTTATCCTCCAGGCTGGCCAAATGGAATTTGTATGACAAGGTATCAATGTTGTCTTAAACTTGGAATTGATGAAAAGACTTGTAAAGAATTTCATAGCTAA
- a CDS encoding DNA cytosine methyltransferase: protein MEIKDIAVVDLFCGIGGLAHGFLREGFNVVAGIDIDESCRYAFEKNNKSKFISKSVTELSSSELNELFGTSKIKVLVGCAPCQPFSSYTFKDPDKKDNEKWKLLYEFQRLILETKPDIVSMENVSQLINFKKAPVFNDFIETLKNEGYFTHFEIVNCPEYGIPQKRKRLVLIASKLGNIDLIPKTHNKDNFVTVKDAIGKLPPIEDGEFHPDDKLHFARKLSPTNKIRIKNTPYGGSWIDWPEDLKLECHKKESGKSYSSVYGRMKWDEPSPTMTTHCVGYGNGRFGHPEQDRGISLREASILQTFPKKYTFFNKNKDFSTVLIAKQIGNAVPVRLGEIIAQSIKKHLSI, encoded by the coding sequence ATGGAAATCAAAGATATTGCAGTTGTAGATTTATTTTGTGGAATTGGGGGGCTTGCTCATGGATTTTTAAGAGAGGGCTTTAATGTTGTTGCTGGTATTGACATTGATGAATCTTGTAGATATGCTTTCGAAAAAAATAATAAATCAAAATTCATTTCTAAAAGTGTTACTGAACTATCATCTTCGGAACTAAATGAGTTATTTGGAACTTCTAAAATTAAAGTTTTGGTAGGTTGTGCTCCTTGTCAACCCTTTTCATCTTATACTTTTAAGGATCCAGATAAGAAAGATAATGAGAAATGGAAATTATTGTATGAATTTCAAAGATTGATATTAGAAACCAAACCGGATATTGTTTCTATGGAAAACGTATCACAATTAATAAATTTTAAAAAAGCGCCAGTTTTTAATGATTTTATTGAAACATTAAAGAATGAAGGTTATTTTACTCACTTTGAAATAGTTAATTGTCCCGAATATGGAATTCCACAAAAAAGGAAAAGACTTGTATTAATTGCTTCGAAATTAGGAAATATAGATTTAATTCCTAAAACCCATAACAAAGATAATTTTGTTACAGTTAAAGATGCCATTGGTAAATTACCACCAATTGAAGATGGAGAATTTCATCCTGATGATAAATTACATTTTGCTAGAAAACTATCTCCAACTAATAAGATAAGAATTAAGAATACACCATATGGAGGCAGTTGGATAGATTGGCCTGAAGATTTAAAATTAGAATGTCATAAAAAAGAATCTGGTAAATCTTATTCAAGTGTATATGGCAGAATGAAATGGGATGAACCATCTCCTACGATGACTACTCATTGCGTTGGTTATGGAAATGGTAGGTTTGGTCATCCAGAACAAGATAGAGGAATTTCTCTTAGAGAAGCTTCTATACTTCAGACTTTCCCAAAAAAATATACTTTTTTTAATAAAAACAAAGATTTTTCCACTGTCTTAATTGCGAAGCAAATAGGGAACGCAGTACCAGTTAGGCTGGGTGAAATCATCGCACAAAGTATAAAAAAACACTTATCAATATGA
- a CDS encoding MAE_28990/MAE_18760 family HEPN-like nuclease, whose amino-acid sequence MQVTKEIVTSRSTEIVSYLNYLQSIDEDNFDRTVFKILKANLLLMLYNFVESVVSNSIDAIRRNIYHNADANFDCLKNEIKIQILKDLKTNMSPEEFVKSCTLITKDIIKLSFKKEKISKGNIDKEVINELSVIYGFNIRNSNYRDTAHGETLSTIKQKRNDLAHGTFSFAEIGKNYTTQDLEKITNQTINYLIFITQEIEIYLNEKKFINGN is encoded by the coding sequence ATGCAGGTAACTAAAGAAATAGTAACAAGTAGATCCACGGAGATAGTTAGCTATCTAAACTATTTGCAATCTATTGATGAAGATAATTTTGACAGAACTGTTTTTAAAATTCTCAAAGCAAATCTTTTACTAATGCTGTACAATTTTGTAGAATCAGTTGTCTCAAATTCAATTGATGCCATAAGACGTAATATTTATCATAATGCCGACGCAAATTTTGATTGTTTAAAAAATGAAATCAAAATCCAAATATTAAAAGATTTAAAAACAAATATGAGCCCTGAAGAATTCGTAAAATCATGCACATTAATTACGAAAGATATTATAAAACTTTCGTTTAAGAAGGAAAAGATATCGAAAGGAAACATTGATAAAGAAGTTATAAATGAACTTTCTGTCATATATGGTTTTAATATTAGAAATAGTAATTATAGAGATACGGCACATGGTGAAACATTATCAACAATAAAACAAAAAAGAAATGATTTGGCTCATGGTACATTTTCATTTGCTGAAATAGGTAAAAACTATACAACACAAGACCTTGAAAAAATAACGAATCAAACAATAAATTATTTAATTTTCATTACCCAAGAAATAGAAATTTATCTTAATGAAAAGAAATTTATTAATGGTAACTAG
- a CDS encoding DUF5686 family protein: protein MTKNLSPLFLFFTVLYFGQTSLKVFSKTDKKPIREAAVYCDDNLLGKTNFDGVLSFKTKCKKVEILASNFEDVTVDVKKSMEVAMQPLSEKQSNIDKVVITDKSDPKALRILDEVNKREKENSPKSLDTYNFKSYSKFSIDVDKDSIGTFKNFLASRKDSLSKVDKKEFKQKESEKKDSLIGEDLLDATQESQMFLWEKAAEYKYSQKFGEKTNIIDNRMSGFKNPIYEALAINISNLNRTPRQLRPENRKLFNFYLSDTLQLDGRKTYVIKFKEITDKKKQNPRKFNGKIYIDSETYALKKFESASKKRNEGDIVSVWKPIDGKWFLDYEDIKLKMGDQTFNISKKDSVKTDTLKKGEKLSDRQKYNRRTFGNYLYVKNRFFDFQLNETQKASEFKGYSLEMKNSDGSLLQQYRTDSLTARESATYTKIDSFVEKHDFEKKLTFLTQLMRGNLRYKMMDFDLTKFFSYDKYQGVRLGAGVKLNEKFSKTFSPDGYFGYGFKDHTWKYGLGLDMKLSDKRTSVFRIDYVDDVFAAGRFSNTMWDMMMKVNDLNLDLHNTNFYKNQKWGASYLYDISNSLSMKIAVNKEKQEALFDYQYKNLGNRFDNVSTTLSLKFSPNDKNIMTPSGKYTYEKGFPQVYVNFEKGVDALGGDLDYYRADALIIHQFRSKLGITNLKLFGGISSGTAPIWKNFEIAGQNDRNPDHWYSNINTPNNLAFATMPSGTFFADKFIAFKFSQYLPFRFKTFGSRYSNIELEYQSAIGDFKNRGDHQFDFQVLDHYYQEVGFIWNRFLGRGFGVGFSYRLGHYQTSQFKDNFGIKLRFNLLN, encoded by the coding sequence ATGACAAAAAATTTATCTCCGTTATTTTTATTTTTTACCGTACTTTATTTCGGACAGACTTCACTGAAAGTTTTCAGTAAAACCGATAAAAAACCAATTCGTGAAGCAGCCGTTTATTGTGATGACAATCTTTTGGGTAAAACCAATTTTGACGGCGTTTTATCTTTTAAAACAAAATGTAAGAAAGTAGAAATTCTGGCGAGCAACTTTGAAGATGTCACCGTTGATGTAAAAAAATCTATGGAAGTGGCTATGCAGCCGCTGTCTGAGAAACAGAGCAATATTGATAAAGTGGTAATCACCGATAAAAGTGATCCGAAAGCTTTGAGGATTTTAGATGAAGTCAATAAGAGGGAAAAAGAAAACTCACCAAAGTCATTAGATACCTACAATTTTAAATCGTATTCCAAATTCTCGATTGATGTCGATAAAGATTCAATTGGTACTTTTAAAAATTTCCTGGCTTCGAGAAAAGATTCTCTTTCAAAAGTCGATAAAAAAGAATTTAAACAAAAAGAAAGCGAAAAGAAAGATTCTCTAATTGGCGAAGATCTGCTCGACGCTACTCAGGAAAGTCAAATGTTCCTTTGGGAAAAAGCGGCGGAGTACAAATATTCCCAGAAGTTCGGGGAGAAAACCAATATCATCGACAACAGAATGTCGGGTTTTAAAAATCCTATTTATGAAGCTTTAGCAATTAATATATCCAATTTAAACAGAACTCCAAGGCAATTACGACCGGAAAACAGAAAGCTTTTTAATTTTTATCTGTCAGATACTTTACAGTTAGACGGCAGGAAAACTTACGTTATTAAGTTTAAGGAAATCACCGACAAGAAAAAGCAAAATCCGAGAAAATTTAACGGCAAGATTTATATTGATTCTGAAACGTATGCCTTGAAAAAGTTTGAAAGTGCCAGTAAAAAAAGAAACGAAGGCGATATTGTCTCGGTCTGGAAACCGATTGACGGAAAATGGTTTCTGGATTATGAAGACATTAAACTGAAAATGGGCGACCAGACGTTTAATATTTCAAAAAAAGACAGCGTAAAAACTGACACACTGAAGAAAGGCGAAAAACTGAGCGACCGACAGAAATACAACCGAAGAACATTTGGAAATTATCTGTATGTAAAAAACCGTTTTTTTGATTTCCAGTTGAATGAAACGCAGAAAGCCTCAGAATTCAAAGGCTATTCTCTCGAAATGAAAAACTCTGACGGAAGTCTGCTTCAGCAATACAGAACCGACAGTTTGACCGCAAGAGAAAGCGCAACCTATACGAAGATTGACAGCTTTGTAGAGAAACATGACTTTGAAAAAAAGCTAACTTTTTTAACCCAATTAATGCGGGGAAATCTTCGTTATAAAATGATGGATTTTGACCTGACTAAATTTTTCAGCTACGATAAATATCAAGGTGTTCGATTAGGAGCCGGTGTAAAACTGAACGAAAAATTCAGCAAAACTTTTTCTCCGGACGGATATTTCGGCTATGGTTTTAAAGATCACACCTGGAAATACGGACTTGGTCTAGACATGAAATTGTCTGATAAAAGAACCTCTGTTTTCCGTATTGATTATGTAGATGATGTCTTTGCTGCAGGAAGATTCAGCAATACTATGTGGGATATGATGATGAAAGTGAATGATCTTAATCTGGATCTACACAATACCAATTTTTATAAGAATCAAAAATGGGGAGCATCGTATTTGTATGATATTTCGAACTCCTTGAGTATGAAAATTGCCGTGAATAAAGAGAAACAAGAAGCTCTTTTTGATTATCAATACAAAAATTTAGGAAATCGTTTTGATAATGTGAGTACAACATTATCATTAAAATTCTCACCAAACGATAAAAATATCATGACGCCAAGCGGAAAATATACGTATGAGAAAGGATTTCCGCAAGTGTATGTAAATTTTGAAAAAGGAGTTGATGCATTAGGCGGAGATCTGGATTATTACAGAGCTGATGCATTGATTATTCACCAGTTCAGATCAAAACTGGGAATTACCAATCTTAAACTTTTTGGAGGAATTTCATCAGGAACAGCTCCGATCTGGAAAAACTTTGAAATTGCGGGTCAGAATGACAGAAATCCGGATCATTGGTATTCTAATATCAATACTCCAAACAATTTAGCATTTGCCACAATGCCCTCGGGAACTTTCTTTGCCGATAAGTTTATAGCATTTAAATTCTCGCAATATTTACCGTTTAGATTTAAAACTTTTGGTTCAAGATATTCAAACATCGAGCTTGAATATCAATCAGCTATTGGAGATTTCAAAAACAGAGGCGACCATCAGTTTGATTTCCAAGTGCTCGATCATTATTATCAGGAAGTCGGCTTTATCTGGAACCGATTTTTAGGTAGAGGTTTTGGCGTAGGTTTCTCTTATAGATTAGGACATTATCAAACTTCGCAATTCAAAGATAACTTTGGAATTAAACTAAGGTTCAATCTTTTAAATTAA
- the alaS gene encoding alanine--tRNA ligase: MTSQEIRQKFLDYFKSKDHLIVPSAPIVLKDDPTLMFSNSGMTQFKDYFLGYKDPKAPRIADTQKCLRVSGKHNDLDDVGRDTYHHTMFEMLGNWSFGDYFKKDAIAFAWELLTEVYGIPKENLYVTIFEGDASENLERDQDAYNFWKSYISEDRIINGNKKDNFWEMGESGPCGPCSEIHIDLRTPEEKAKVSGLELVNNDHPQVVEVWNLVFMEFNRKADGSLEKLPKQHVDTGMGFERLCMALQGKSSNYDTDVFTPLIAKVEEVSGKKYTGILENEKDIAIRVVVDHIRAVSFAIADGQLPSNGGAGYVIRRILRRGISYSYRFLDMKEPFLYKLVAVLQNQMGAFFPELEKQGKLVSEVIKSEEESFLKTIETGLIRVDKLIETTLNSNKEIKNVISSINQNIPAYDVLKKIQENLNVLKVNQPFLDGFKKIQENIESLNQPIQESFKKIQENINLANQPIREAFKKIQENLDSVKIKLPNTEVFELYDTYGFPDDLTRIIAEEKGLTIDEQGFEAEMQKQKQRSKKDSASKVYDWVVLEEKPETFVGYDQIEAETYITRYRKVENKDGEFYQVVLSNSPFYPEGGGQIGDKGVLENAVESFEVLETKKENGLIISLINGLPKDAGAVFYAKVNAAERKNSQANHSVTHLLHEALRDVLGTHVEQKGSYVGPDYLRFDFSHFSKMTEEELALIEEKVNAKIKENIALQEFRNIPIKEAIDKGAMALFGEKYGDSVRMIQFGSSKELCGGTHVKNTSEIGHFKINSESSVAAGIRRIEAISGDKSEEYFKGLEKQVVELSQLLKSKDVVRSIEKLIEENAALKSEVDALKKEKAKGEIGDWKGAYEQKGDKLLLVKKTSLDAGSVKDIVFQLKKEIPTSITIILSDADGKPMITVGVSDDLAGIYQAGALIKELAKEIQGGGGGNPGFATAGGKNLDGLENAYQKALNI; encoded by the coding sequence ATGACATCACAAGAGATCCGTCAGAAATTTTTAGATTATTTTAAAAGCAAAGACCACCTTATCGTTCCTTCGGCGCCCATCGTGTTGAAAGACGATCCTACTTTAATGTTTTCCAACTCCGGAATGACGCAGTTCAAAGATTATTTTTTAGGATACAAAGATCCTAAAGCACCGAGAATTGCCGATACACAAAAGTGTCTGAGAGTTTCAGGGAAGCATAACGATTTGGATGATGTGGGCCGTGATACCTATCATCACACCATGTTTGAGATGCTGGGAAACTGGTCTTTTGGTGATTATTTTAAGAAAGATGCTATTGCTTTTGCCTGGGAATTGTTGACGGAAGTTTACGGAATTCCAAAAGAAAACCTTTACGTAACTATTTTTGAAGGTGACGCTTCTGAAAATCTTGAAAGAGATCAGGATGCTTACAATTTCTGGAAATCTTACATTTCTGAAGACCGAATTATCAACGGAAATAAAAAAGATAATTTCTGGGAAATGGGTGAAAGCGGACCTTGCGGACCATGTTCGGAAATTCATATTGACTTGAGGACTCCTGAAGAAAAAGCTAAAGTTTCAGGACTTGAATTGGTGAACAACGACCATCCTCAAGTGGTAGAAGTCTGGAATCTGGTTTTCATGGAATTCAACAGAAAAGCTGACGGAAGCTTAGAAAAACTACCGAAGCAACACGTTGATACAGGAATGGGCTTCGAACGTCTTTGTATGGCACTTCAAGGGAAATCTTCCAACTACGATACAGACGTTTTTACGCCTTTGATTGCTAAGGTTGAAGAGGTTTCTGGTAAAAAATATACCGGAATTTTAGAAAACGAAAAAGATATTGCAATTCGTGTTGTGGTAGACCACATCAGAGCGGTTTCGTTTGCAATTGCAGACGGACAGTTGCCTTCCAACGGAGGAGCAGGTTACGTAATTAGAAGAATTTTGAGAAGAGGAATTTCTTATTCTTACAGATTCTTAGATATGAAAGAACCTTTCCTTTATAAATTGGTTGCCGTTCTTCAAAATCAAATGGGAGCATTCTTCCCGGAACTGGAAAAGCAAGGAAAATTGGTTTCTGAAGTGATTAAAAGTGAAGAAGAATCTTTCTTAAAAACCATTGAAACAGGATTAATAAGAGTTGATAAATTAATTGAGACAACACTTAATTCGAATAAGGAAATTAAAAATGTCATTAGTTCGATTAATCAAAACATCCCAGCTTATGATGTATTAAAAAAAATTCAAGAAAACCTTAATGTTTTAAAGGTCAATCAACCATTTCTAGATGGGTTCAAAAAAATTCAAGAAAATATTGAAAGTTTAAATCAACCAATTCAAGAGTCATTCAAAAAAATCCAAGAAAATATTAATTTGGCAAATCAGCCAATTCGAGAAGCCTTTAAAAAAATTCAAGAAAATCTAGACTCAGTTAAAATAAAATTACCAAATACTGAAGTTTTTGAACTATACGATACTTATGGTTTCCCGGATGATTTAACAAGAATTATTGCGGAAGAAAAAGGTTTGACCATCGATGAACAAGGTTTTGAAGCTGAAATGCAAAAACAAAAGCAACGTTCTAAAAAAGATTCTGCTTCTAAAGTATATGACTGGGTTGTTTTAGAAGAAAAACCTGAAACTTTTGTAGGTTACGACCAAATTGAAGCTGAAACCTACATTACAAGATATAGAAAAGTAGAAAATAAAGACGGTGAGTTTTATCAGGTTGTATTGAGCAACTCCCCTTTCTATCCTGAAGGTGGTGGACAAATCGGTGATAAAGGAGTTCTTGAAAATGCTGTTGAAAGTTTTGAAGTTCTTGAAACTAAAAAGGAAAATGGATTGATTATTTCTCTAATCAACGGGCTTCCGAAAGATGCAGGTGCTGTTTTTTACGCTAAAGTAAATGCAGCAGAAAGAAAAAATTCTCAGGCAAACCACTCGGTAACGCATTTGTTACACGAAGCTTTGAGAGACGTTTTAGGAACTCACGTTGAGCAAAAAGGTTCTTACGTTGGTCCTGATTATCTGCGTTTCGACTTCTCACATTTCAGTAAAATGACGGAGGAAGAATTGGCTTTAATTGAAGAAAAAGTCAATGCAAAGATCAAAGAAAATATAGCTCTGCAAGAGTTTAGAAATATTCCGATCAAAGAAGCGATTGACAAAGGTGCAATGGCTTTATTTGGTGAAAAATATGGTGACAGCGTAAGAATGATTCAGTTTGGAAGTTCAAAAGAACTTTGCGGTGGAACTCACGTAAAAAACACCAGCGAAATCGGACATTTTAAAATTAATTCTGAAAGCTCTGTGGCAGCAGGAATCAGAAGAATTGAAGCAATCTCAGGAGACAAATCCGAGGAATATTTCAAAGGTTTAGAAAAGCAGGTTGTTGAGCTTTCTCAATTGCTAAAATCTAAAGATGTTGTACGTTCTATCGAGAAATTAATTGAAGAAAATGCAGCGTTGAAGTCTGAAGTTGACGCTTTGAAAAAGGAAAAAGCAAAAGGTGAAATCGGTGACTGGAAAGGTGCTTATGAGCAAAAAGGCGATAAATTACTTTTAGTGAAGAAAACTTCTCTGGACGCAGGTTCTGTAAAAGATATCGTCTTCCAGTTAAAGAAAGAAATCCCAACTTCTATAACGATTATCCTGTCCGACGCAGACGGAAAACCAATGATTACCGTTGGCGTTTCTGATGACTTAGCAGGAATTTATCAGGCTGGAGCACTTATTAAAGAGTTAGCTAAAGAAATCCAAGGCGGCGGCGGCGGAAACCCAGGTTTCGCTACAGCCGGAGGAAAAAATCTTGATGGCTTGGAAAATGCTTATCAGAAAGCTTTGAATATTTAA